The Lycium barbarum isolate Lr01 chromosome 10, ASM1917538v2, whole genome shotgun sequence genome includes a region encoding these proteins:
- the LOC132614735 gene encoding basic leucine zipper 43: MISSEHYLAPENLSSLPIDYTFMHKNLPYQFNTFLTNNNISNYQASFPIQDFMSTQPSCISSNSTSDESEEQQHRIIDERKQRRMISNRESARRSRMRKQRYLDELWSQVLRLRTENQNLINKLNTVSESHEKVVQENRQLKDEATDLRRMLTEIQLDSPFDAFSDLDEVHHLKAESSNQSNR; encoded by the coding sequence ATGATTTCATCAGAGCATTACTTAGCTCCAGAAAATCTCTCATCACTTCCCATTGATTACACCTTCATGCACAAAAACTTACCATACCAATTCAACACATTCTTAACCAATAACAATATATCAAATTATCAGGCCTCTTTTCCTATTCAAGACTTCATGAGTACACAGCCATCATGCATCAGCAGTAACTCAACCTCCGATGAATCGGAGGAACAACAACATAGAATCATCGATGAACGAAAGCAGAGGAGAATGATATCAAACAGGGAATCAGCTAGAAGATCAAGGATGAGGAAGCAGAGGTACCTTGATGAACTATGGTCTCAAGTGCTTCGCCTACGAACAGAGAATCAAAATCTGATCAATAAGTTAAACACCGTCTCGGAATCTCATGAGAAAGTCGTTCAAGAGAATAGGCAGCTCAAGGATGAGGCCACTGATCTTCGTCGAATGCTTACAGAAATTCAACTTGATAGTCCTTTCGATGCTTTCAGTGACCTGGACGAGGTTCATCATCTCAAGGCTGAATCATCAAACCAATCCAATAGATAG